Proteins from one Mesorhizobium sp. M9A.F.Ca.ET.002.03.1.2 genomic window:
- a CDS encoding ABC transporter substrate-binding protein — protein sequence MNRLFSGIAVAALLLASAFTTASAKAEDLEKIKAAGELKISMSGQYPPFNFVNDQNEVVGFDASIGKAIAERMAVKGTIITTAWDGIIAGLLANKYDTVVGSMTITPEREKVVDFVGPYYHAGRAVFVNEASKVQSLDELKGKTLGVTLGETHEKWAREQGGWDLRTYKGLPELMLELKAGRVDAIVVDNIPVMVAIKETGEKIRRLDTPDIEGGSVAIGIAIRKDNPELKAAMQKALDDMMADGTYEKISMEWVGSDIR from the coding sequence ATGAACAGACTATTTTCCGGCATTGCGGTCGCAGCCTTGCTGCTTGCCTCGGCCTTCACAACAGCTTCGGCCAAGGCCGAGGACCTCGAGAAGATCAAGGCGGCGGGCGAGCTGAAGATTTCCATGAGCGGGCAGTATCCGCCCTTCAATTTCGTCAACGACCAGAACGAGGTGGTCGGCTTCGACGCCTCCATCGGCAAGGCCATCGCCGAGCGCATGGCCGTCAAGGGCACCATCATCACGACAGCCTGGGACGGCATCATCGCGGGCCTGCTCGCCAACAAATACGACACCGTCGTCGGCTCCATGACCATCACGCCCGAGCGTGAGAAGGTGGTCGATTTCGTCGGCCCGTACTACCACGCCGGCCGCGCGGTTTTCGTGAACGAGGCCTCCAAGGTGCAGAGCCTCGACGAGCTGAAGGGAAAGACCCTTGGCGTCACGCTCGGCGAGACGCATGAGAAGTGGGCGCGCGAACAGGGCGGCTGGGATCTCCGCACCTACAAGGGACTGCCGGAACTGATGCTGGAGCTGAAAGCCGGCCGCGTCGACGCCATTGTCGTCGACAATATTCCGGTCATGGTCGCCATCAAGGAAACGGGTGAGAAGATCCGCAGGCTCGATACGCCTGATATCGAAGGCGGCAGCGTCGCCATCGGGATCGCCATACGCAAGGACAATCCGGAGTTGAAGGCTGCCATGCAGAAGGCGCTGGACGACATGATGGCGGACGGCACCTACGAGAAGATCTCGATGGAATGGGTCGGCAGCGACATCCGCTGA
- a CDS encoding amino acid ABC transporter permease, which translates to MQGLDFTVVPPYWDLLLIGAWWTALLTVAAGALSFVFGILFAVTVLYAPAIVAYPVRVFMWVFMGTPLLLQLFLIYFGLVQIGIDIPALGAGIVGLGLHFAVYNADVIRAGIAAVDVGQTEGARSIGFGKWQTLRYVVIPQAIRNTAPPIGSNLIALLKESSIVSVIGIAELVHSAQLAISETFRPFEFYITAAALYYILNLVLEAALHRFERHVEVSR; encoded by the coding sequence ATGCAAGGTCTCGATTTCACCGTCGTCCCGCCCTACTGGGACCTTTTGTTGATTGGCGCCTGGTGGACCGCGCTGCTCACGGTCGCGGCGGGAGCACTCAGCTTCGTCTTCGGTATCCTGTTCGCGGTCACAGTGCTCTACGCGCCGGCGATCGTCGCCTACCCCGTGCGCGTCTTCATGTGGGTGTTCATGGGTACGCCGCTGCTGCTGCAGCTCTTCCTGATCTATTTCGGCCTGGTGCAGATCGGCATCGACATCCCTGCCCTCGGCGCCGGCATCGTCGGACTTGGCCTGCATTTTGCCGTCTACAATGCGGACGTCATCCGCGCGGGCATCGCGGCCGTCGATGTCGGCCAGACCGAAGGCGCGCGCAGCATCGGCTTCGGCAAATGGCAAACGCTGCGCTACGTCGTGATACCACAGGCTATCCGCAACACGGCTCCGCCGATCGGAAGCAACCTGATCGCGCTATTGAAGGAATCGTCGATCGTCTCTGTCATCGGCATCGCGGAACTGGTTCATTCGGCCCAACTGGCGATAAGCGAAACGTTCCGGCCGTTCGAGTTCTACATCACGGCGGCGGCACTCTACTATATTCTCAACCTGGTGCTCGAGGCGGCTTTGCATCGGTTTGAAAGACATGTGGAGGTTTCCCGATGA
- a CDS encoding amino acid ABC transporter permease gives MDFSLMQRVFPFFVEAALVTIEITVLALILGLAAAASAAAAKMSRSATLRAIGTLYVSLFRGTPCLIQLFVLYFGGPQIGINLEPFAAGVIGLGLNIGAYMAESIRGAVAAVDRGQTEAARTIGFSRFQTLRKVVLPQAARLMIRPLGVNTVALLKGSALVSTISVVELTYTAQRFIGSTYKPFEIFGVAALLYMIMVYAVARIVDMLDKRFAIV, from the coding sequence ATGGATTTCTCCCTGATGCAGCGCGTCTTCCCGTTCTTCGTGGAAGCTGCGTTGGTGACGATCGAGATTACGGTGCTGGCCCTGATCCTGGGCCTTGCGGCTGCGGCATCGGCCGCGGCCGCCAAAATGTCGAGATCCGCAACCCTGCGGGCAATCGGCACGCTCTATGTCAGCCTGTTTCGCGGCACGCCCTGCCTGATCCAGCTTTTCGTGCTCTATTTCGGCGGCCCGCAAATCGGCATCAATCTGGAGCCGTTCGCGGCGGGCGTGATCGGCCTCGGCCTCAACATCGGTGCCTATATGGCGGAATCGATCCGTGGCGCGGTGGCGGCTGTCGATCGAGGCCAGACAGAGGCTGCGCGCACAATAGGTTTCAGCCGTTTCCAGACGCTGCGCAAGGTCGTGCTGCCGCAAGCCGCGAGGCTGATGATACGGCCGCTCGGCGTCAACACGGTGGCGCTGTTGAAGGGGTCGGCTCTGGTGTCCACCATCTCGGTGGTGGAATTGACCTACACGGCCCAGCGCTTCATCGGCTCCACCTACAAGCCGTTCGAGATCTTCGGCGTCGCGGCGCTGCTCTACATGATCATGGTTTACGCCGTCGCCCGCATCGTCGACATGCTCGACAAGCGCTTCGCAATCGTCTGA
- a CDS encoding GFA family protein: MAKYQGGCLCGAVRYRTDAAPINERVCHCRLCQKALGAAFNARVLFRIDDVTIDGPVATVNSSPDLKRGFCPGCGTTMFSRRDSAGIIGITSGSLDDPSMFKPQMHMWTASRQPWIQLDDGLPQYEGAPPPY, translated from the coding sequence ATGGCGAAATATCAAGGCGGCTGCCTATGCGGAGCGGTGCGCTACCGCACTGATGCCGCACCGATCAACGAGCGCGTCTGCCATTGCCGGCTTTGCCAGAAGGCACTGGGCGCGGCGTTCAACGCACGCGTGCTGTTCCGCATCGACGACGTGACCATCGATGGGCCGGTGGCGACGGTGAATTCCTCGCCCGATCTCAAGCGCGGCTTCTGCCCGGGCTGCGGCACGACGATGTTCTCCCGGCGTGATTCCGCCGGCATCATCGGCATCACCTCAGGCTCGCTCGACGACCCTTCGATGTTCAAGCCGCAGATGCATATGTGGACCGCCTCGAGGCAGCCCTGGATACAGCTCGACGACGGACTGCCGCAATATGAAGGCGCCCCGCCGCCGTACTGA
- a CDS encoding LysR family transcriptional regulator: MASPRPERLVWDLDWNLLRTFVVIAEVKSITRAAERLNLKQPSVSNALRRLEDRVGRRLIEHDATRFELTEVGRLLYEQSIEVFGTISQLPLLMRGVSDDVTGHVNIAMASHVVSPLFDRALSQFHSDYPRASLTISVAASTEVAKQVRERRASFGVCLVSQRDPTLEYTMVYREFFGFFCGPRHRLYGRAGLTLADLRGEPSVSFQTDHISDALRPVALLRSEAKLDADVVGVSSSLEEVRRMIVAGLGIGPLPLHVARRDVADGLLWRLPPYQAPPAIDIFLLVNPDKTMNRAEKALLSGLQALIAATPLEDRIYDG, encoded by the coding sequence ATGGCTTCGCCGCGCCCCGAAAGGCTGGTCTGGGATCTGGACTGGAATCTTCTGCGAACTTTCGTGGTGATCGCGGAAGTGAAGAGCATCACCCGCGCGGCCGAACGGCTCAATCTGAAACAACCAAGCGTCAGCAATGCCCTGCGCCGGCTGGAGGATCGAGTTGGACGCCGGCTGATCGAGCACGATGCCACGCGCTTCGAACTCACCGAAGTAGGGCGCCTGCTCTACGAGCAGAGCATCGAGGTGTTTGGCACTATATCGCAATTGCCGCTGCTGATGCGGGGCGTAAGCGATGATGTCACCGGCCATGTCAACATCGCGATGGCCAGCCATGTCGTCTCGCCGCTGTTCGACCGCGCGCTGTCGCAGTTCCACAGCGACTATCCGCGCGCCAGCCTTACAATCTCGGTCGCGGCCAGCACCGAAGTGGCCAAGCAGGTGCGGGAGCGTCGCGCCTCATTCGGTGTCTGTCTGGTCAGCCAGCGCGATCCAACGCTCGAATACACTATGGTCTATCGCGAATTCTTCGGCTTCTTTTGCGGGCCGCGGCACAGGCTCTACGGGCGAGCCGGCCTGACGCTGGCCGATCTCAGGGGCGAGCCTTCCGTATCGTTCCAGACCGACCATATTTCAGATGCCTTGCGGCCGGTTGCGCTGCTGCGCAGCGAGGCCAAGCTCGACGCCGACGTCGTCGGTGTATCCTCGAGCCTGGAGGAGGTGCGGCGCATGATCGTTGCCGGGCTCGGCATCGGTCCGCTGCCGCTGCATGTCGCGCGGCGCGATGTCGCCGACGGATTGCTGTGGCGGCTGCCGCCCTATCAAGCGCCGCCCGCCATCGACATCTTCCTGCTGGTCAATCCCGACAAGACGATGAATCGCGCCGAAAAAGCGCTGCTCTCGGGGCTGCAGGCCCTGATAGCCGCGACGCCGCTTGAAGATCGCATTTACGATGGTTGA
- a CDS encoding alpha/beta hydrolase yields MSRSMFFAIFASAAALFAAPGTTKAEEAKPAMTTETTVLPKPAKSGLLPINGLNYYYAVYGQGEPLLLLHGGLGTTDMFAPILPKFAENRTVIGVDLQGHGRTALGDRPFSLEAMGDDMAAIVKALGYEQVDVLGYSLGGGIAFRMAVQHPQAVRRLVLVSTGYAADGFYADMRAQQAQVGAAMADMMKGTPMYKSYVAVAPHPQDFPKLLDQLGAYMRKDYDYSADVPKLKMPVMLAFGDSDMYRPEHEIKFYQMLGGGLKDAGWMRENLSQNRLAILPNRTHYDVFFAPELTAAALPFLNGETKVKTWDEIVSETN; encoded by the coding sequence ATGTCCAGATCGATGTTTTTCGCCATTTTCGCCTCGGCCGCAGCGCTCTTCGCCGCGCCGGGCACCACCAAAGCCGAGGAGGCAAAGCCCGCCATGACCACTGAGACGACGGTTCTGCCGAAACCGGCGAAATCCGGCCTGCTGCCGATCAACGGCCTGAATTACTATTACGCCGTCTATGGCCAGGGCGAGCCGCTGCTTCTCCTGCATGGCGGGCTCGGCACCACCGATATGTTTGCGCCGATCCTGCCGAAGTTTGCCGAAAACCGCACCGTCATCGGCGTCGATCTGCAGGGGCATGGCCGCACCGCGCTCGGCGACCGGCCATTCAGCCTGGAGGCGATGGGCGACGATATGGCGGCGATCGTCAAGGCGCTCGGCTACGAGCAGGTCGATGTCCTGGGTTATTCGCTGGGCGGCGGCATTGCCTTCCGCATGGCCGTCCAGCATCCGCAAGCCGTACGGCGCTTGGTGTTGGTCTCGACAGGCTATGCCGCGGACGGCTTCTATGCCGACATGCGCGCCCAGCAGGCGCAGGTCGGCGCGGCGATGGCCGACATGATGAAGGGCACGCCGATGTACAAGTCCTACGTGGCGGTGGCGCCGCATCCGCAGGATTTTCCGAAGCTGCTCGATCAACTGGGCGCCTATATGCGCAAGGACTACGATTATTCCGCCGACGTCCCGAAGCTGAAGATGCCTGTCATGCTGGCTTTCGGCGATAGCGACATGTACCGGCCGGAGCACGAGATCAAGTTCTACCAGATGCTCGGCGGCGGTCTGAAGGACGCCGGCTGGATGCGCGAGAACCTGTCGCAGAACCGCCTGGCCATCCTGCCGAACCGCACTCATTACGACGTGTTCTTCGCGCCGGAACTGACAGCCGCCGCACTGCCCTTCCTCAATGGCGAGACCAAGGTCAAGACCTGGGACGAGATCGTCAGCGAAACGAACTGA
- a CDS encoding GH25 family lysozyme has product MRLPGVVIFSIASLCLAGCTSTSGVDALQIPSSETTNSIVRPPAPVASVGAADAAPAFAQPTFAQPAFAQEETMEQAVALATPEPEESIEPTAEPIALVAPKRIARAAPILAEPVRRYRFRDAKPINFGKASPRHLAVHGVDVSRWQGNVNWGKLRAQGANFAYIKATDGGDHLDPMFRKNWRNADAAGLKRGAYHFFYWCRTAGEQADWFIRNVPRVEGALPPVIDVEWNGESSCKRRPSRQKVLEKMQVLMDKLERHYGQRPIIYTAPDFYRANLRGAFPDYPFWLRAVAKHPSKVYPGRKWLFWQYSGSGLSHGVKGRIDLNVFNGDERAWRNWAGGRQMVAEAE; this is encoded by the coding sequence ATGCGGTTACCAGGCGTCGTCATCTTCTCGATCGCATCCCTGTGCCTCGCCGGCTGCACGTCCACGTCCGGCGTCGACGCGCTGCAAATTCCGTCCAGCGAGACGACCAACTCGATCGTGCGGCCGCCGGCGCCGGTGGCCTCGGTCGGCGCGGCCGATGCCGCACCCGCCTTCGCGCAGCCCACCTTCGCGCAGCCCGCCTTCGCGCAGGAAGAGACTATGGAGCAGGCCGTGGCGCTGGCCACTCCAGAGCCCGAGGAAAGCATCGAACCAACCGCCGAGCCGATTGCCCTGGTGGCGCCAAAGCGGATCGCACGGGCAGCACCGATCCTCGCCGAGCCGGTCCGGCGCTATCGTTTTCGCGACGCCAAGCCGATCAATTTCGGCAAGGCCTCGCCCAGGCACCTCGCCGTTCACGGCGTCGACGTCTCGCGCTGGCAGGGCAACGTCAACTGGGGTAAGTTGCGCGCGCAGGGCGCGAACTTCGCCTACATCAAGGCGACCGACGGCGGCGACCACCTCGACCCGATGTTCAGGAAGAACTGGCGCAATGCCGACGCCGCCGGCCTGAAGCGCGGCGCCTATCATTTCTTCTATTGGTGCCGCACCGCCGGCGAGCAGGCCGACTGGTTCATCCGCAACGTGCCGAGGGTCGAGGGCGCCTTGCCGCCGGTGATCGATGTCGAATGGAACGGCGAATCCAGCTGCAAGCGGCGGCCGTCGCGACAAAAGGTGCTGGAGAAGATGCAGGTGCTCATGGACAAGCTGGAACGCCACTACGGCCAGCGGCCCATCATCTACACCGCGCCCGACTTCTACCGCGCCAATCTGCGCGGCGCTTTCCCCGATTATCCGTTCTGGCTGCGCGCGGTGGCAAAGCACCCGTCAAAGGTCTACCCCGGCCGCAAATGGCTGTTCTGGCAGTATTCCGGCTCCGGCCTGTCGCACGGCGTGAAGGGCCGCATCGATCTCAACGTCTTCAACGGCGACGAGAGAGCCTGGCGGAACTGGGCCGGCGGGCGGCAGATGGTGGCCGAGGCGGAGTAG
- a CDS encoding esterase-like activity of phytase family protein, whose product MPRHSALFVLTAALAASVSLPAHADMMFNRVASFAVAGNLPADIEKTTPTSSEIITATEDGMTLVYSDSPLGAVGFIDLADPKAPKAGGIVKIDGEPTSVVAIGGKVLAGVNTSESKANPSGNLTVIDLASKAIESTCDLGGQPDSLAFSKDGKFLAIAVENERDEDLNDGDIPQLPAGDLKIFTLAEGQPDCATMKTVNLAGIAEVAAEDPEPEFVAFNEAGEIAVTLQENNHIAIVNAETGAVVTHFSAGSVTLDKIDTKKNGALSFDGKMENVAREPDAVKWLDNDRLVVANEGDYKGGSRGFTIFSKKGEVLYESGPSFEYEVANAGHYPDARSNKKGVEPEGLEAGTFGDDRLIFVASERGSVVGVYKDTGAEPRFVQILPSGIGPEGLVAIPSRNLLVTANEADLVEDGLARSHVMVYERSEGPATYPMITAKLTADGTPLGWGALSALAAGDAAGKLFAASDSFYANAPSIFEIDATQTPALITGKTIVTRGGHPAQKLDIEGLVADGEGGFWLANEGDPAKLVPHAILRVDGKGEIKQEIGFPMELLAHQTRFGLEGITTIGEGDELTLVMAVQREWADDPKGQVKLLAYKPKAKEWSAVRYPLEATEAGWMGLSEITAHDGKLYILERDNQIGDLAKVKRVYSVALDAFKPAKLGGDLPLVEKTLVRDIIGDLKSATNGYVVDKVEGFTIDKNGDIFVATDNDGVDDSSGETLFLRLGNISAVN is encoded by the coding sequence GTGCCCCGCCATTCCGCGCTTTTCGTCCTGACGGCAGCGCTTGCTGCCTCCGTTTCGCTGCCGGCCCATGCCGACATGATGTTCAACCGGGTCGCGAGCTTCGCGGTTGCCGGAAACCTCCCGGCGGACATCGAGAAGACCACGCCGACTTCGTCCGAGATCATCACAGCCACCGAGGACGGCATGACGCTGGTCTATTCCGACAGCCCGCTCGGTGCGGTCGGCTTCATCGACCTCGCCGATCCCAAGGCGCCCAAGGCCGGCGGCATCGTCAAGATCGACGGCGAGCCGACCTCGGTTGTGGCCATCGGCGGCAAGGTGCTGGCCGGCGTCAACACGTCGGAGAGCAAAGCCAACCCTTCGGGCAACCTCACCGTCATCGACCTTGCCTCCAAGGCGATCGAAAGCACCTGCGACCTCGGCGGCCAGCCGGACTCGCTGGCGTTCAGCAAGGACGGCAAGTTCCTGGCCATCGCCGTCGAGAACGAGCGCGACGAGGATCTGAACGACGGAGACATTCCGCAGCTGCCGGCGGGCGACCTCAAGATATTCACGCTTGCCGAAGGCCAGCCTGATTGCGCGACGATGAAGACCGTCAACCTGGCGGGCATTGCCGAAGTCGCGGCGGAAGATCCGGAGCCGGAATTCGTCGCCTTCAACGAGGCCGGCGAGATCGCGGTCACGCTGCAGGAAAACAACCACATCGCTATCGTCAACGCCGAGACCGGCGCGGTCGTCACGCATTTCTCCGCGGGCTCCGTCACGCTGGACAAGATCGACACCAAGAAGAACGGCGCCTTGTCCTTCGACGGCAAAATGGAGAACGTCGCGCGCGAACCCGACGCCGTGAAATGGCTCGACAATGACCGTCTCGTCGTCGCCAACGAAGGCGACTACAAGGGCGGATCGCGCGGCTTCACGATCTTCAGCAAGAAGGGCGAGGTGCTCTACGAATCCGGCCCGTCCTTCGAGTACGAGGTCGCCAATGCCGGCCATTATCCCGACGCCCGCAGCAACAAGAAGGGTGTCGAGCCGGAAGGTCTCGAGGCCGGTACGTTCGGCGACGACAGGCTGATTTTCGTCGCTTCGGAACGTGGCTCCGTCGTCGGCGTCTACAAGGATACGGGTGCGGAGCCTCGGTTCGTCCAGATCCTGCCGTCCGGCATCGGCCCGGAAGGCCTGGTCGCGATCCCGTCGCGCAATCTCCTGGTCACCGCCAACGAGGCTGACCTGGTCGAGGACGGGCTCGCCCGCTCGCACGTCATGGTCTACGAGCGCTCCGAGGGTCCTGCCACGTACCCGATGATCACGGCAAAGCTCACGGCGGACGGCACGCCGCTCGGCTGGGGTGCGCTTTCGGCGCTCGCGGCCGGCGACGCGGCCGGCAAGCTCTTCGCGGCTTCGGACTCGTTCTACGCCAATGCGCCGTCGATCTTCGAGATCGATGCCACCCAGACCCCGGCGCTGATCACCGGCAAGACCATCGTCACGCGTGGCGGCCACCCTGCACAGAAGCTCGACATCGAAGGTCTTGTCGCCGACGGTGAAGGCGGCTTCTGGCTGGCCAATGAAGGCGATCCGGCAAAGCTCGTCCCGCACGCCATCCTGCGCGTCGACGGCAAGGGCGAGATCAAGCAGGAGATCGGCTTCCCGATGGAATTGCTCGCCCACCAGACCCGCTTCGGTCTTGAAGGCATCACCACGATCGGCGAGGGCGACGAGCTGACGCTGGTGATGGCCGTGCAGCGCGAATGGGCCGACGATCCGAAGGGCCAGGTCAAGCTTTTGGCCTACAAGCCGAAGGCCAAGGAATGGTCGGCGGTGCGCTACCCGCTCGAAGCGACCGAAGCCGGCTGGATGGGCCTGTCGGAGATCACCGCGCATGACGGCAAGCTCTACATCCTCGAACGCGACAACCAGATCGGCGACCTGGCCAAGGTGAAGCGCGTCTATTCGGTGGCGCTTGACGCCTTCAAGCCGGCCAAGCTCGGTGGCGACCTGCCGTTGGTCGAAAAGACGCTGGTGCGCGACATCATCGGCGACCTGAAATCAGCCACCAACGGCTATGTCGTCGACAAGGTCGAAGGTTTCACCATCGACAAGAACGGCGACATCTTCGTCGCTACCGACAATGACGGCGTCGACGATTCATCCGGCGAAACGCTGTTCCTCCGCCTGGGCAACATCAGCGCCGTGAACTGA
- a CDS encoding ParB N-terminal domain-containing protein, whose protein sequence is MLRVQKVKVDDIYVPTARRKTLHPETVRHLAEDILENGMKTPIQVRHDGKRHVLVEGLHRLEAAKWLGETDIDAYLVQARRH, encoded by the coding sequence ATGCTGAGAGTGCAAAAAGTCAAGGTGGACGACATCTACGTGCCGACCGCGCGCCGGAAGACGCTGCATCCCGAGACCGTCCGGCACCTGGCCGAGGACATTCTGGAAAACGGCATGAAGACGCCGATCCAGGTGCGCCATGACGGCAAGCGTCATGTCCTGGTCGAAGGCTTGCATCGGCTGGAAGCGGCGAAGTGGCTCGGCGAGACCGATATCGACGCCTATCTGGTGCAAGCCAGGCGCCATTGA
- a CDS encoding SRPBCC family protein produces the protein MTTKLDIVPSSDRELVLARIIDAPRENVYRCWTEPKLVTQWFAPKPWTTPRAEMDVRTGGSSLVVMAGPDGKEFPNPGIFLEVVPGRKIVLTDAYTKAWEPSEKPFMTVVLTFEDEGEGKTRYVARVAHWSVADREEHEKMGFHEGWGQCADQLEEIAKGL, from the coding sequence ATGACCACCAAGCTCGACATCGTCCCCAGCTCCGACCGCGAACTGGTTCTTGCCCGCATCATCGATGCGCCGCGCGAGAATGTCTATCGCTGCTGGACCGAGCCGAAGCTCGTGACGCAGTGGTTCGCGCCAAAGCCGTGGACGACGCCGCGCGCCGAAATGGACGTGCGCACCGGCGGCTCCAGCCTGGTCGTCATGGCGGGACCCGACGGCAAGGAATTCCCGAACCCCGGTATCTTTCTCGAAGTCGTGCCAGGCAGGAAGATCGTTCTCACAGACGCCTACACAAAGGCGTGGGAGCCGTCCGAAAAGCCGTTCATGACGGTCGTGCTGACCTTCGAGGATGAGGGCGAGGGCAAGACCCGCTACGTCGCCCGGGTTGCGCATTGGTCCGTCGCCGATCGCGAAGAGCACGAGAAGATGGGCTTTCACGAGGGTTGGGGCCAGTGCGCCGACCAGCTCGAGGAAATCGCCAAGGGGCTTTGA